The DNA window TCGTGATCTACACCAGCGGTACCACCTCAGCGCCCAAAGGCGTCCTGCTCCGGCACGAGAACCTCACCTCGTACGTGTTCGGGTCGGTCGAGTTCGCCTCCGCCGAGCCGGTCGACGCCGCACTCATCAGCGTCCCGCCGTATCACATCGCGGCAGTAGCGAATGCGATCACCAGCCTGTACTCGGGCCGGCGCACCCTGGTGCTCGAACGGTTCACTCCCGCGCAGTGGCTTCAGCTCGCCCGCGAAGAGGAGATCACCAACGCGCTGGTCGTCCCGACGATGCTGGCGCGGATCGTCGAATCCGATGAGGACAAATCACTGCCGTCGCTGCGCAGTCTCGCCTACGGCGGGGCGCCGATGCCTGCCGCCGTCATCGAGAAGGCGCTGCAGATGTGGCCGGAGGTCGGGTTCGTCAACGCCTACGGACTCACCGAGACCAGCTCCACCGTCGCGGTGCTCGGTCCCGAGGATCATCGGGCCGCGCTCGCCAGTGACGAACCGGCCGTTCGCGCCCGGCTGGGGTCGGTCGGCCGGGTGGTTCCCGGCATAGACCTCGAAATCAGGGACGCAAACGACGCGGTGGTGGGTCCAGGTGTCGCGGGCAGCATCTGCGTGCGTGGGGAGCAGGTGTCGGCCGAGTACGCGGGCATCGGACGTGCGGTCGACGACCGCGGCTTCTTCAACACCCGCGACCAGGGGTACGTCGACGAGGCCGGTTACCTGTACATCGGCGGGCGTATCGACGACACGATCATTCGTGGCGCCGAGAACATCGCGCCGGCGGAGATCGAGGACGTCATCCTCCGGCACCCCGCGGTGCTCGACACCGCCGTGGTCGGTGTGCCGGACGAGGTGTGGGGCCAGCGGATCGAGGCCGCCGTCGTGGTGCGCCCCGGAATGGCTCTGGCCCCGGAGGACCTGCGGGCCTACGTGCGCAATGTGCTGCGCGGCAGCAAGACACCCGAGCGGATCGTCTACTGGGACGAGTTGCCGCGCACGGAGACCGGAAAGCTGGTCCGTCGTCACGTGCTGGAACGGATCGTCGCCGACGACGTCGTGGTCTGAACCCGCACCTGTCCGGTGACAGCGATGCCCCTTCCGAGATTCGGAAGGGGCGTTCGTGGTGCACGATCTTGCTCCGTAGCCGCATGGCTACGAGTTCCGCCGTCCTCGGTGCGCGGACCGAGGCCCCCGGCTCGAGCTCCCGGGGTGAATAGGCGTTGCTCACCGAGACGGTCTACCTCGTTAACTTAGATAGAGATCTGAGACGAGAAGGCGCGTCAACCTCTTTCACTTAGTTTACTTTCTATGTAAGGTGAGATCTGCGCCCCTCAGGTACGAGGCTCGGCCGCCGAATCGCAGCGCGGGCCCGCATCAGCTCACGACCACGGAGGTAGTACAGATGACGACGGCGGAAGAAAAGCAGAAGGACGCACCGCAGGTGTACACCTTCCGCGACGAGGATATTCAGCGCGCGCACGACTTGGTCGGCATCTATCACGCGGTGACCCAGCGCGAGCAGTTCACCCGCGCCACGCCCGACGTCATGCGCAATTTCGCGCGCAGCTACGGTGACGACAACCCACTGTTCGTCGACGAGGAGTATGGTCTCGACACCCGCTGGGGCGGCCAGATCGCGCCCCCGATGATCAACATCGCCCTCACCCGGGACCTGCTGGCGGATCCGGTTCCCAAGGATCAGCGCCGCCCGTCGTTCCGCGGCATTCACGTGTTCGTCTCGGGTACCACCACCGACTGGTACCGCCCCGTCCACGACGGAGACACGCTGTACTCGTTCCAGGGTTTCAGCGACGTGGAGCTCAAGGAGTCCGAGTTCGCCGGCCGTTCGCTGATCGTCACCCGTTCGCATGTCCAGATGAACCAGCGCGCCGAGGTCGTGCAGGTGCAGAAGGTCATCACGATCCACACCGAGCGCCACGAGTCGAAGAAGCGCAACAAGTACCAGGCGATCGAGCCGGCCACCTACACGCCCGATGACATCGCGAAGATCGACGAGATCTATGCAGCCGAGCAGCGTCGGGGCGCGAATACCCGGTACTACGAGGACATTTCGGTCGGTGAGAGCCTGGGCGCCATGGCCAAGGGGCCGCTGACCGCCACCGATATGGTTGTCTTCCATTCCGGCGGTTACGGTTTCGCTCCGTACACGCCCTCGACCGGCCGCCTGACCTATCTGAACCGTCAGCGCATCGCGCCGTTCTACATCCCGAACGAGCAGGGGATTCCGGACGTCGCACAGCGCATTCACTGGGACAGCGACTATGCCCGCTCGATCGGTTTGCCCGCCGCCTACGACTACGGCATGATGCGCGACTGCTGGCTCTCGCACTACCTCACCGACTGGATGGGTGACGACGCGTGGCTGGTGAGCATGTCGAGCCAGATGCGCAAGTTCAACTACCAGGGCGACACCCACACCATCACCGGTGAGGTCGTCGGCAAGCGGATCGAGGGCGACCGGTATCTGGTCGACGTCGAGTTCCGCGGCACCAGCCAGCGCGGCGAGGTCACCTGTCCGGCGACGGCCACCATCGCCCTGCCCAGCCGCGAGGGCGGCTTGATCACCCTGCCGACCCCGCCGAAGGAACTCCAGATAGTCGCCGCGCAGATGCTCGCGCGCCACGGTGAGCTGCGGGCCGCGGCCCGCCGTTCCGCCAACTGACCGCTCTGCCAACGGAATCCAGTCTTCCCCGGAACGCTGGATCCTTGGACGAACTCGCTGAGGTGCGCCCACGTATACCTCAGCGAGTTCTTCATGTTTCGGCACGCTCGACGTTGCGTTTCAGAGCCGTGCCCCGGACCGTGCAACGGATTACATGTGCCCAGGATCGGTCGAACTGTGGACCCTAGTCGAGGATGTCGCGCACCTGGACGTTCTCGCGGCCCTCGAGTAGCGACAGTCGGGCGTTGACCATGTGCTTCTGCCAATGCGCGAACGCGCCGTCCGCGTCCCGGGCGCGCAGCAGCTTGATCAGTCGTCGGCAGGACCGGATCTCGAGCTTGTACGAGGACTCGTAGCGCTCCTTGTCCGCGCGGGTCTCGAGCAGTACCGCGCCGGTGTGGCGCTCGGTGATCTCGTGCAACATGCCGGCGATGATGGCCAGCGTCGCGTTACCGGACAACTGCACCATGCGCAGATGGAAGGCGGATGTGCCCGCCGCAAGGTTGTCGGAGGCGAAGGCGGCGGGGATCTCTTCGTCGACGATGCGCTCGAGTTCGTCGAAATTTTCCTCGGTGCCGTCGACAGCGAGGATGCGAGCGGCGTCGGGTTCGATGGCTTCGCGGGCGACGAATACGTCCGCGACCGTGGCGCCGGAGAGTTCGAGCAGCAGCGACGCAGGCCGGGCGACAATCTCGGGCCCTGGGACGCACACGCGGGCGCCGGAGCGGGATCCGCGGCGCACCTCGACGAGGCGTTCGGATTCGAGGACGCGCACGGCCTCACGCAGGGTGGGGCGGCTGACCGAGTAATGCTCCATCAGCTCGGCCTCGTGCGGGAGGTGGTCGCCGTCCTTCAGGTTGCCGTCGATGATCATGCGGCGAAGGTTACGTGCGACCAGCTGGGCTGTTTTGGGCGTCCGGATCGGGCGAGACGCCGCGCTGCGCGAGTCGAAGATCGGTGCGAAGGCCCTGTCAGCCACTTAATTCCTCCCGGTAGATCATCTTCGTCAGCAAAGTAAACCATCTTGTTCCGGCCCCGTGCCGGGTGCGCGCGGGCCGTTGGCTCGCAGGCACGGGCACGAAGATTTCCTTGAATGCTGCTATGTATCGTACTAGGTTTAATAAGTTTCGCAGACCGGCGTGTTGTCGACCTCGCGTGCGAGTCGCGGCAAGGACGGGGTGTCCCGATCTCGATCGGTCAGGCCACGATCCCGCGGGTCCGCAGATCGGCGATTGTCACGGCGTCGTACCCGATCTCGGCGAGCAGGGTGTCGGTGTGTTCGCCGAGGAGGCAACCCCCGTCGGCCTTGGTGCGGGATCGCGAGAAGGTGGTGGCCGGGCTGAGTCTGCGGTGTACGTCGAATGTCGGGTGCACTGCCGTCACGCTGTAGCCGGCTTCGAAGAACTCGTCCTCCTGCAGCGTCTTCTCCGCGACCTGCTCGGCCACTGCGACGCAGCCGACATCCGCCCCGCCGAGTTCCTTCTCCCACACAGCCTTCGGGCGAGAAGCGAAGACCACTGCCAGTTCCTCGGCGAGCGCGTCGTCGTTCTCGGTCCGGGCCTGCACCATCGCGAAGCGGGGGTCCTCGGCCAGTGGGAGATGCGGTTCGAGCGCGGCCGTCAGGGCCGGCCATTCGTGCTCGAGCGGGGCGGCCAGGAAGATCCATCCGTCCTCGGCCTGGTAGAGCCGGTAGAGCGCACTGTAGCCATGCATGTCGCGGTCGGGGCGTAGTGGCTCGACCCGGCCCGGGTAGTCGACGTTGCGGTCCACCAGCGCGTGGGTTCCGGTGCCGATCATGGTGGTGGTCAGGGTGCCGAGCGGGTGGCCGCGGCGGCGGGCGAGCAGTCCGAGCAGCATCGCCGATGCCGCGCCGAGCGCTGCGATCCCGTCCGCCTGCACCGAGAGGTTGGCGGCGGCGGCGTACAGCCGGATCACCGCGGCCTTGACCTCGTCGAGGGTGCCGACCCTTGCTGTGGCGTCCGGTACGTCGGTCAGTCCGAGGCCGGTCGCCGCGCCGATGGAGGGGGCGTAGGCGGGTTTGGCGCCGTACGGTCCGTCGACCCCGTATCCCGGTGCGCACAGGTAGATCAGTCCGGGGTTGAGCGCGGTCAGGGTGGCGGCGTCGACTCCGGCTCGCTCGGCCGCGCACGCACGGTAAGTCTGCAGCACCACATCGGACCGCTCGGCGAGCCGGTGCACGATCGCCAACCCCTCGGGCGAATGCATGTCGAGGGCAATGGATTCCTTGCCCTGCATCACCTTTGCGCCGCCCGCTTCCGGGAACGGCACCAGGCCGCGAATGGTGTCGCCCGCGAGAGGCTCCACCTTGAGCACCCGAGCGCCGAGATCAGCGAGCAGCGTGGCTGCATAGGGACCGGCGAACATGGAGCCGAGCTCGAGAACGGTGATGCCCGCGAGGGGTAGTTCGGCGCGAGCATCACCGGAAGTTGTTGGTGCGACGGGAGATCGGTCCGCTCGCCGTCGCAGCGCCTCGGTATCGGCCCCCGGCCGCGGTGCCAGCCGCGGTGGCGCCATCGCGGCGCCGTTCACGTGGATCAGTGTGGACGGCTGGGTCACCTCGCCGAGATCGGGATCGGTGATCGTCACGACCCGTCCGTCGTGCACCAATTGCGGGTGACGCAGCGCGTCGGCCGGGGTGCGGAAGACCTCCGCGCTGAGGTCGGGGTTGGTGTCGAAGACGTGCTGCCACTCGGCGAGGGTGCGGGCGGATGCTCGCTCGAGCATGATCTCCCACAGTTCTATGCGCAGGGCGACGTCCTCGAGTTGCGGAACACCGGCCCATTTCGGATCGGTGAACATCCAGGTGAGGTCGAGTTCCTTCATCAGTGCCAGGAACAGGCGGGGCTCGGTCTGCGCGAACTGGATGAAGTGGCCGTCCTTGGTGGGCGCGACGAGCAGCGGGTAGATCAGGTGCCCGTTGGGGTTGCCCTCGTCGTCGAACGCGGATACCGGGACGAATGCGTCGGGCCACCGGTTCACCACGAGCTCCGAGAACCACTGCCAGGTGTCCATCGTGGCGATTCCGCGGACCAGGTCGGCCTCGACGTGCTGTCCGGTCCCGCTGTCCTCGCGCTCGAGCAATGCGGCCAGGATGCCGTGCAGCGCAGTCTGCGAGGCACCCCAGGACGCGAACGGTGTGGGCACGAACGACGGACCGGGGCGGGTCGTGGTCTGGCGTTTGCCGTACATGATGCCGAGCTTCGCCATCACCAGGGCCTCGTAACCTTTGAGGTCTTTGAAAGGCCCGGTCGAACCCCACCCGGTGATGGCTGCGCTGACCAGCCGGGGATTGAGCTCATGCAGTGCGGCGGGGTCGAGACCGAGCCGGGCGGCGGACGCGGGACGCATGGTGGTGACCAGCACGTCGGCCGTTCGCAGGAGTCCGCGCAGGGTCTCGGCGTCCGCGTTCTCGTGCAGGTCGAGGGTGATGCTCTTCTTACCGCGACCGAGGGCGGGCCACCCCGACAGCGCCCGCAGCCGACTGCCGGAGCGGGGTTCGACGAAGATCACTTCTGCTCCGGCATCGGCCAGGAACATGGTGGCCTGTGCTCCGGGCAGGGTGGTCGACAGGTCGATCACCGTCAGGTGGTCGAGTGGTCCGGCGTTGGCGGGAGTGTCGTTGCGGGGTGGGTCAACAGTCACTGGTGATCCTCCGGATCAGGGTGAGTTTCCGATCGGGCGCAGGGGGATGTGGTGTGAGCCCGAGCACTACGCCGGTGGGGTGTGATCTGAATCTCAGGTTATCGCTAGCTTACATAGTTCACAAGGTTTAAATTCTGACCAGCAAGGCTGTGTAGATATCGGCCGATCCCTGGCAACGGGTGATCCGATAGATTACTTTGTAATACAGGTGACCCAATGGCTCCGCACGCGTGTGACGCCGAGGCCTTCGGCGTGTGGTGCACGTGCCGCGCCTGAGGTTCGGCGGTTGGCGGCAACCAGAATGGAGTGTTGATGTGTCCAACGGTTTGAGGGATGTCGCGATAGTCGGCGTGGGGGCGACCCCGTACTACAAGCGCGGGGGGTCCGCGCCGCAGACGAATCTGGAGTTGGCGGGCAAGGCGATCCTGGCGGCCTGCGAGGATGCCGGCATCTCGGTCAAGGAGATCGACGGTTTCGCCTATTACTCCGGCGCCGGCGCTGGGTACGGCGACAAGATGGACACCGCCGATTTCATGGAGACTCTGGGCATCCCCGAGGTCACCTTCACCGCCTCGCTGACTTCTGGTGGTGGCGGCGCGGCCGGTTCGATCGGACTCGCTCGCGCGGCGATCGTCGCCGGTGACGCCACCACGGTGGTCACCGTGATGACGCTGCAGCAGCACAAGCAGCGCCTGGGCTCGGTCTTCGCGGCCAGCGCCCCGGATCCGATCAACTCCTTCCTGCAACCGTCGGGTCTGTCCGGTCCGGGCCATTTGATGTCGGTCCTGGCGCGGCGGCACATGCATCTGTACGGCACGCGGCGCGACGCGTTCGCGGAGATCGCGATCTCGACGCGGGAGAATGCGCTCAACCGGCCCAAGGCAATTCAGAAGAAGCCGCTGACCAAGGAGGAGTACTTCAACGGCCGTATAATCGCGGATCCGCTGTGCCTCTACGACTTCTGTCTCGAGACCGAGGGGGCGGTCGCGGTGATCACCACCAGCGCCGAGCGGGCCAAGGACCTGCGGCAGAAGCCGGTGCCGGTCGTCGCGGTCGCGCACGGCGGTCGTCGCGAGTGGGGCCGCGCCTTCGCCTGGTACGGAATGCCGGACGAGTACTTCGCGTCCTCGGGTAACGCCCCGATCGCCAAGCGACTGTGGGACCAGTCGGGCTTGACGGCCCAGGACATCGATGTGGCACTGCTCTACGACCACTTCACGCCGATGGTGCTGATGCAGCTCGAGGACTACGGATTCTGCGGTAAGGGTGAGGGCGGCGAGTTCGTGGAGAGCGGTGCCATCCGGTACAAGGGCGGCTCGATCCCGGTCAACACTCACGGTGGTCAGCTGTCGGAGGCCTACATCATCGGTATGACCCACATCAAGGAGGCGGTGGAGCAGATGCGAGGCACTGCGATCAACCAAGTGGCCGATGCCGAATTCGCACTCGCCACAGGCGGACCCGCGTCCCTGCCGGTCTCCGGCCTGATCTTAGGGAGTGCGGCATGAGCGACGTACGTGCGACCACCTTGCCGGCCGATGCGGTCCACATCACCACCAACAGCGACACCGAGCCGTTCTGGCAGTACGCCAAAGAGGGCAAACTCGTTGCACTGCAATGCGGTTCGTGCGGGCACTTCCGGATGCCGCCTACGCCATTCTGCCCGGAATGTCAGTCCACCGAGAAGAACTGGAAAGAACTCTCGGGCCGCGGCAGCGTCTACAGCTACGCCGTCATCCACGGCTTCCCGGGAATTCCCGACATCACCCTGGTTGGGGCGGTGGTCTCCCTCGAGGGTGCCGACGATGCCCGGCTGGTGACAAATATCGTGGACGTGGATCCGAGCGAGGTCCAGATCGGTATGGAGCTGGAGGTGACCTTCTCGCCCATTTCGGACGGCTGGCAGCTTCCGGTCTTCCGTCCGGCTCAGGGATGAGAATTTCGGCGCTCTGATTCGCCGATCATGCAGTGCCGCAACGCGGGTCAGGGTTTTCCTGGCCCGCGTCGCGGCATTTCCGGGGTGACGACTGGGTCATCAGCGGCGAAAAGTGGTTCTCGTCCATCGCGCGCTACGCGGCCTCTTCATCGTCATGGCCGTCACCGACCTGGACGCGTCGCCCTATCGCCGGATGTCGATGTTCGTCGTGCCAGCCGAGCCGGCACTGACCGCCGTCCGAGGATCCGGGCTCAGCGGATGGAGAAGCCCGCGTCCACGGGCAGCGAGACGCCGGTAATCCACTTCGCCTGATCGGAGACCAGGAACGCGATGGCGTCGGAGATGTCGCTCGGCTGCAGGATCTCGATCGGCATCGCATTCTGCATCTGCGAGATGGAGTTGTCGCCGCCGGCGGCCGCCTCCTGAGCGAGCCGGCCCATCGCCTCGTTCATCGTCATGCCCGACGCGACGCCGGTCGGGTGCACGATGTTGACCCGAATCGAGTGCTCCGCCAGCGACGCGGCGTACTGCTTGCAGATACCGACCAGACCCCACTTGGACGCGGTGTAGGCCAGCGCGGCGGTGTTCAGGCTCGGGGTGGGGCGCACCCCTGCCGTCGATCCGGTGAACACGACCGAACCACCCCGACCGCCGGAAATGATGTGCGGCACAGCGGCATTCACCACGTGGAAGCCACCGCTCAGGTTGGTCGACACCACGTCCTGCCACATCTGGGCATAGTCGTCGGGGCCGTCGCTGAGCCGGACGATGCCGGCATTGGACAGCACGATGTCGATCCGTCCGAAAGTCTCGAAACCACGGTCGACCGCCGCCCGGGTCGCGGCGGCATCGCGAACGTCGGTCTCGACCGCGACGATCCGGCGTCCGAGCGCCTCGACCTGGGCGACTGTTTCCTTCAGGTCCGCGGGGGTGGCATTGGGGTAGTCCATGGTGTCGATGTCTGCGCAGATGTCGAGGGCGATGATGTCGGCACCCTCGCTCGCCAGGCGCAGCGCGTGCGAGCGGCCCTGTCCCCGTGCGGCTCCAGTGATCAGGGCGACTTTGCCTTCGAGACCGGTCATGGTGGTCCTCCGTCGATTCGACACGGGATTGCCGCGGGAGGGCCCCGTGTGCGGGGTGTCAATGCATACGTCGCATGCGAGATTAAGGTAACCCACTAGGTTATCTACGTGCAATCACTTCTTAGTCGGCTGAGCTGAGCGCACAATCACATCGACCAGCGGGGCGACATGCTCGCCGGGGTGTGTGCGGGCATGGGCGCGCTCCTCCTGTGAGCACGAGAGCGTATGCATCAGCACCGCGCCGAACAGAGACTCGAGCAGGGGCTTGTGGGCGGTGTCCGCCGACATCTCCCCGCGCTCGACGGCCCGGGCGAAGGCTCCCGTTGCCGACGCCCGCAGCGCCTTCACGATGCGCTGCTGGAACGGCCGCAGATCGGTCAACTCGGCGGTGACATCGATGCTGATCCGCAGGGTCGCCCAGCCGACCGGGTCGAGGAAGTGTTCGAGCAGTGCGGTGGCCAGCGCAGTCAAATCGCCGGTCAGGGAGCCGGTGTCGACGTTGACACGTAAGGTCAGCGCCACCGATTCGACGCTGTCGAGCAGCAGTTGCTCCTTGTTCGCCCAGCGCAGATAGAGCGCGGATTTCCCGACGCCGGCGCGTCTAGCGACGCCCTGCATGGTGAAGGCTCCCCATCCGAGCCTGGCGTACTCGAGCAGCGCCGCCGTCATCAGCTTCTCGTCCAGTTCAGGGTCACGCGGGCGTCCGAGTGGTGTGGCTTGCCGGCCCATGTGGTTTCTCTCCTCGATGCAACTGTCCGCGCGTTCGTATCGAATCAACCAATCACAGTCGACTGCCTGAGCAATCCCGCGGTATTCAATATTTTGCTACTTGCAGACACATTGAGTCCGTAATACTGTGTGAGCTGCACAACATAGATAACTAAGATGGCGTTGTCATCTCATCCGATCGCAGCGAAGCGAAGTGACGAATCCATGACCAGTCAGGCAATCGACACCACCAGGCCCACCGTGCACCTCCGCATCGGTACCGAGCGGATCGCGACCGGATCGGGCGGGGTCCATGAGCACGTCAACCCCGTCGACGGCACGGTAGACGCGCGGATCCCGCTGGCAGGTCCGGCCGAGGTCGACCAGGCAGCGCGGGCGGCGCACGACGCCTTCGCCGACTGGCGCCGCACCCGGCCGGCCGAGCGGCGGCAGATGTTGACCAGGCTCGCCGATCTGATCGAGGCCAACGCCGAAGAGTTCGCTCGCCTGGGCGCGCTCGACAACGGCACCCCCATTCCGGTCGCGGCCGGTCTGGTCGCGTCGTCGATCGAGTGGACGCGCTACTACGCGGGCTGGGTGGACAAGCTCACCTCGGAGGTCACCGGATCGTTCGGCCCGGACGGAGAGTTCTCCTACTCGCTCGGGCAGCCGTACGGCGTGATCGGTGTGATCATCACCTGGAACGGCCCGCTGATCTCGCTCGCGATGAAGATTCCGGCCGCTCTGGCGGCGGGAAATACAGTGGTGGTCAAGCCCTCCGAGCTGACTCCCTTCACCGCGGAGCTCTTCGCCGATCTCGTCGAGCAGGCCGGCATACCGGCCGGTGTGGTCAACATTCTGCCCGGCGCGCCCGCGGCCGGCGCGGCACTCGTCGAGCACCCGCTGGTCAAAAAGGTGACCTTTACCGGAGGTCCCGATACCGCGCGCAAGATCCTGCACAGCTGCGCCGACCTGATGAAGCCGTCGGTGCTCGAGCTCGGCGGCAAATCGGCGAACATCGTGTTCGCGGACGCCGACCTCGACCAGGCCTGCTCGCACGGCACGATGATGTCCATCGGTGCGCTCAGCGGCCAAGGCTGCGCACTTCCGACCCGAATGTTGGTGCAGGACAGCATCTATGAGGAGATGATCGGGCGCGTCAAGGCGTTCGCCGGATTCATCGCCGTCGGCGACCCGCTGGCCGAAGGGACCGTATCCGGGCCTGTCGTCAACGAGGCGGCACTGCACCGGATCCTCGGCATGATCGAGCGCGCCCAAGCGGACGGCGCGCGTCTGGTCACCGGTGGCCATCGGATCGGCGGCGAGTTGGCCGACGGATTCTTCATCGAGCCGACCGTGTTCGCCGACGTCGATCCGCAGTCCGAACTCGCCCAGAAAGAGGTGTTCGGCCCGGTGCTGGCCATCACCCCGTTCGCGACCGAGCAGGAGGCGATCGAGATCGCCAACAGCAGCGAGTACGGCCTGTCGGGCTACATCCAGACCAACGACCTGCGCCGGGCGCACCGGGTCGCGGAGGAACTGATCACCGGCGAGGTTCTGATCAACGGCGCGATGAACCTCGGTGTCAACCGCGCGTTTGGCGGCGTCGGCCTCAGCGGCCTGGGCAAGGAAGGCGGCCGCCAGGGCATCGAGGAGTTCCTTCGGCTCAAGAACATCGCCATCGCTTGACCTTTCGCCACGCCCGTCGCCACGACGACGGGCGTGGCGTGGCACTGCGGTGCCGATTATTTTGTGACGAAAGGATTCACCGTGACGACAGGACCGGACCACGTAACCAGCTCGGGTCCCCTTGCGGACCTGGTGGTCGTCGACCTCTCGACCACGTTGCCCGGCGCGCAGGCGAGCCAGTTTCTGGCGGACTGCGGCGCAGACGTCATCATGGTCGAGCCGCCCGGTGGCAGCGACCTGCGCAACCTCGCGGGCTGGCCCGGGCTGCTGCGCGGCAAGCGCAGCGTCACTCTGGACGTGCGTGCGGACGGCGACCTCGCCTCGCTGCGCGCGCTGCTCAGCACTGCGGACGTGCTGATCACGACGATGCGGCCGACCTCGGCGGCCCGGATCGGGCTCACCGCGCAGACGGTGGCGCAGAAGTATCCGCGACTGGTCTGGGCGTCGATCACCGGTTGGGGGAGCACCGGTCCATGGAAGGACTACAAGGGCTGGGAAGGCCTCGTCATGGCCAAGACCGGGGTCATGTTCGAGAAGCGTCAGCTGACCACCCGGCCGGGACCTGCGTTCGTCACCGCGCCCTACGCCTGTTTCGGGGCGTCACAGGCTGCCGTTCACGGCGTCCTCGCCGCGCTGATCGAGCGCATGTCGAGCGGGTATGGGCAGGTCGTCGAATCCAACCTGGTGACCGGGATGGGGGCGATGGACCCCTACAACTGGTTCTACGAGATGGTCCTCGAGCGCTACCCGGACGCCTTCAGCCCGATGGATGTGGCCTACGACGACGACGGGCGCCCACAGGCATACCTGATCTATGCCCTGCTGATCGCGGCAACGAAAGACGGGCGCTGGCTGCAGTTCGCGCAGACCGCGCCCCGGTTGATGCAGGCGTGGCTCACCGAACTCGATCTCGTGAAGGAACTGGCCGACTCGAAGTGGACCGGCTTCCCGATGCTGCCGACCGCCGAACTCCGCGCGGAGTTCTGGGAAATGATGCTCGATCGTGTCGGCGCCCGCTCGTTCGAGGAATGGCAGCAGGTCTTCGAGACCAACCACGACATCAGCGCCGAGGCCTTCCGCACACCCGACGAGGCGCTGGACCACCCGCAGGTCGTGGCCGACGGTCGAGCCGTCACCGTCGACAATCCTGGTATCGGTCCGGTCCGCCAACCGTCGACCCTCATCCACA is part of the Nocardia sp. NBC_00565 genome and encodes:
- a CDS encoding mycofactocin-coupled SDR family oxidoreductase produces the protein MTGLEGKVALITGAARGQGRSHALRLASEGADIIALDICADIDTMDYPNATPADLKETVAQVEALGRRIVAVETDVRDAAATRAAVDRGFETFGRIDIVLSNAGIVRLSDGPDDYAQMWQDVVSTNLSGGFHVVNAAVPHIISGGRGGSVVFTGSTAGVRPTPSLNTAALAYTASKWGLVGICKQYAASLAEHSIRVNIVHPTGVASGMTMNEAMGRLAQEAAAGGDNSISQMQNAMPIEILQPSDISDAIAFLVSDQAKWITGVSLPVDAGFSIR
- a CDS encoding TetR/AcrR family transcriptional regulator produces the protein MGRQATPLGRPRDPELDEKLMTAALLEYARLGWGAFTMQGVARRAGVGKSALYLRWANKEQLLLDSVESVALTLRVNVDTGSLTGDLTALATALLEHFLDPVGWATLRISIDVTAELTDLRPFQQRIVKALRASATGAFARAVERGEMSADTAHKPLLESLFGAVLMHTLSCSQEERAHARTHPGEHVAPLVDVIVRSAQPTKK
- a CDS encoding aldehyde dehydrogenase family protein, which produces MTSQAIDTTRPTVHLRIGTERIATGSGGVHEHVNPVDGTVDARIPLAGPAEVDQAARAAHDAFADWRRTRPAERRQMLTRLADLIEANAEEFARLGALDNGTPIPVAAGLVASSIEWTRYYAGWVDKLTSEVTGSFGPDGEFSYSLGQPYGVIGVIITWNGPLISLAMKIPAALAAGNTVVVKPSELTPFTAELFADLVEQAGIPAGVVNILPGAPAAGAALVEHPLVKKVTFTGGPDTARKILHSCADLMKPSVLELGGKSANIVFADADLDQACSHGTMMSIGALSGQGCALPTRMLVQDSIYEEMIGRVKAFAGFIAVGDPLAEGTVSGPVVNEAALHRILGMIERAQADGARLVTGGHRIGGELADGFFIEPTVFADVDPQSELAQKEVFGPVLAITPFATEQEAIEIANSSEYGLSGYIQTNDLRRAHRVAEELITGEVLINGAMNLGVNRAFGGVGLSGLGKEGGRQGIEEFLRLKNIAIA